ACCATTAAAAAGGTTTGGTTAAGTTCCTATATTTATGCAAACTGTAtgttttttgatataaataattagagCTTTTTCAATATAACAGTAAGTTCCATCAAATATAGCGATGGGCCTAGAATCTCCTTCAAATAAAGCACTAGGAATGGCTAAGTtcctttcttttatttgttctcTAGTGATGTGTTCTAAACCTAAGTGCCGAGGCACAAAATGTTCAGTTAATATGTCACGGGCTTGACACAGCCACTTGGCTAAAGTTTTCttagatgttttaaataatgttgctaATCTTTCATTTGAGTCCCCACTTCTTAATTTGATAAGATAGGCTGCTAAAACTGAAGAACTATTACGAATTTCTATCAATTGTGGAACCTCATCAAATAATTGACGGAACTGAACTTTAGTAAACCCGATCCAGGTATGCACAACATGGTCGTCcatattatcaatattttcaaaattcaaaacctTTCTTTTGGGGTTTCTTTTAGTGTAAACATATCTTGGATATGTCTTGcagtaaatgtttgtaaataattactcCTTAAACTATCAAGGAAGTCCCATGCCTCAATTACTAAATGTATATCACAAAGTCGATTATTTTgtggtacataatatttatgctcATTAAGCAACATTTTTCTCGTTGCTAGAGGAACTCTATATCGTTCAGTTCTCTGGCAACCTTCTATGAAGCACCGTCGCTCTGTTTCAACTGCCCGCATATAATCTGGCAATACAATTGTTGGTTCAGGGTGCTGTTGTACTGGTTCCACAATTGGGGCACTTGGTGAATGTAGTTCCACTGAGGGTTCATGCACATCATCATTACCTTGGTTTTGTTCTGGTTGAATGGAAACATTCTCAGGTTCGTGTAGAATGTTGTCATGATTTTCATCCAATTGTCCAACAGAAACACCAACTGATGATTGGGCTGGCGGTGGGTTACTTTGTGAGGAAGTCGAAGGACCTGTACTCATATGAACAGCAGCTCTGTCTGCTAATATCCAACAGGAATGGCATATACGACTTGCCTCGTCcaccttcaaaaataaaaattcactaTTATACTATAATACAGTAGTCcagatagtaataaaaaaaaataaccctaacctaacctgtgTCGGGTGCCCTTGTCTTTcagttaagtgttttatttttatgatttagtGCTAGTTTTAAATCATGTTagctttacaaataaatgttttattattttaactagctGAACCTCACGGTTTCACTAGCATCTTTGTTTACTGCTCCGCTGCTATTGGATGTAGCGTAATGTTATGTAACCATtctcaataaataggctatctaacagaCAAGATTTTTAAAGTCGGACTAGTAGattctgagattagtgcgttgaACGcaccaaacaaactctttcactttataatattagtatagatatagtttaaataatttaaaatataatactaaacTATCTTACCGTTTGTGGTAGAATCCACTCTCTAATCACATTATATATCGCAGATTCACGAGCAGAATCATTACGAAGAAGGTGGTTGAACCGCCGGGCTAAGAGTGAACGACCACAGCGGAGACATACGCTTGAATGGCCAACTTGGTTGGTGCATCAATCGCACGTCTTCCAAGAACCACATCTTGGGCCAAGTCCCAACATGCTTGGCATACAACGTTCTCACTGGTTACCTGAAATAACATAACCATTTAAATCTTGTTCAACCCCTAGTGCATGTTCAATAATGTCGATGTCACAACCGAGACCGAAATTGATTTATCGGGACTCGAGGGTGACCTTCACTTTTTTTATAAGAGAAATGATCAAACTCCACATTCCACAGATTAAAATATATGTCTATTTAAAGGCACAcaggacgggacggcgacgcgacgctgagcagttgtaatgtactagatactATGGACGACTTCACACAGAGCGATAGTTACCGTCGCgacgagcgggacggctctgtgtgaagTCGTAGTCGTCTAGATACTATGGACGACTTCACACAGAGCCGCCCCGCTCGACGCGACGGTAACTGTCgctctagtacattacaactgctcagcgtcgcgtcgccgtcccgtcccgccgcgccacGCCCGCTGTGTGAATAGaccattacaactgctcagcgtcgcgtcgccgtcccgtcccgccgcgccgcgcccgctgtgtgcagagaccttaagCTAACTAATTGACTATTGATCTAATATAATACTGTCCAATAAACCGATAGATATGAAGTTAAAATGGCTTGCTAAAAGCACGAtttgaatatgtaaaaaatGGGTAAAAACTTACAGGCTGAGATGCACGCCACTGACGAATAACTGTTAAAATCGCCTCATCCTCCAAGACTTTTCTTCCAATAGAATTACTGCGACCAAGCGCAATCGTACAATTCATACAGCGATCCATGTCGTCGATATCCAATCGATAGGCGTAACAGTTGTCCAAAATCGAGAGCCAGGTAATTCAGAGTAGCAAGATCCGTCGAAAAGCCAAGGTCGTGGGTTTAAATAGTAAAACCAGGAAAATATGTGCGCACTCagaatgaaagaaaacaaacgAGTGCATCTGTCAGTCAGTGACAGACGCATGCCACCAACAAGTGTTGCCggaataaaaatacagtagaTTACTAGTAATTCAGGCATTTCAGGCATTATTTAATCGATTATTTAGTcttattatcttaatttaaGTTTTCTCTCTTCCTGGGTAGAATCCTGGTAccatattttgtgattttatttaaaaaaatgtaacggtttttttaatacatatttcaggtAGTTAACTGCTGGGCCCAGAAGTCCCCTTCTCCCTATAAGGGCAGACGTCTACCGAAATACACTTTTATAGGGTAAACAAGACAAGACTTTGGGAAAAAGGACCGACTGCAAATAGGTCAAAGTGTGGGCTTTAATGGTATGTTttaacaacacaaacaaaagCAGTGGTCATGGagtcaattttcatttcatggTCACAAAAATCTTTCTAACAATTTGGATCttataaacaacttaaatattttaaacatttaactgCGTCGCGATTCATTGCTAACTTATTTATTAGCCACTTGATATGTGCTCTCATTAACATTTCCTCTAATATTGTGCTTTCTTTCAATACAACGACACAAAACAACTTTATTTTCACACTTACTCAGTGCACAGAACTAAAAACCCACCCAACATTTACATACACAGTAACCTAATCCCCTAAGCAAGCTCCAACACTCGgttaaaacacaataaatatcGCCAAACAATACAAAGTTAAATAACCAGTTGTTATAGTACAGTCAATGATACCATATTATAGTACACTGTATTTAGGCCGAAGTTCACTGATGATAGAAACgtccatttttattaaaacaactgtttaatttaaaaatcgaacGTGAATTATCAGTGGacaggtgtttaagaaaactgacgtgcATGTTTTCGGTGAATTTGGGTCTTAGTAAAGTCCAGTCCGTTTTTCTTTAAGTTTaccgtttactttgaaaattgagttTTAGcgaataattgttttaaaaaaaccttCCGTTTATTTTGTCGGTGTACTTGGGCCTTAGTACAGTACGGTATACTTAATACCTAAGTTTACCGACGAAAAAatgcctttaaaaaaaaaaaacatctttttatttataaaatggaacatgaacaattgttttaagaaaactgacgtttgtgCTGTAAACTTGGACCTTAATACAGTACGGTATACTCGTACAGTACGGTGTACTTAGTATAGTACGGTGCAGTAACATTACTCACGGCAGTTTGCAACTTGCTACAATTAGATGCTGCGATTACTCACAAACTATAATGGTTATTGCATATTTAGAGGTCGCGTTTGTTTTGGTGTGTTTGCcagatagtgttttgttttcgacTGTACCGTAGGACTAGTGGTTGTAAGTGCGACTGCCGTGCGTGTGGTCTCGAGTTCAATTCTTTAAATGTTTATAAGCCTTCTCAGGACTGTAAGTTGTCTCAAGTTGTTTATAAGCTAACTTGATTGATAATGCTTTTGAACTCAAGCGGGCTAAAATAATTATCGATGTTATTTTATGGCCGTTTTCGTTACCCCTGAGTAAGAAGATACCGTtgacatgattttttttaaatcatccaTGGTTTTCTTATGAATAAAACCCAGAAGATACTCAAAAGTGGTGGAACGAGCACATACCTATTGTGTTTTGTATCATAAAAGCATACAAACACGGTATATTGGCAAGATGATGCTAAGTTAGATTTAACGAGGCGTTCAATGCATTACCAGTCTTTGGAAACATcctttatgtataaaaatacacatttctTATTCTTTTTGACTTCGAAGTCTTCTTATTTGGTTGAAAATAATCAAagacatttacttaatttaaaactcTCACTCCAGTACTGTTGGCCATTCGAATAATTGTTCGACCTCTATTTACCCCGGGGGAGGAATTTACGTGAAATCGTTTCTAAGGAATAATGATTACATTGTAAAAACGAACTAGTCTATGTCTGTACATAATAAATGTAACACCTTTcaaatttcttaaatattttatttatttatttaatatttaaatcttcGTGTTGGTATACACAATTTTTCCCAAATTATGATAACAAACGTTACACTGCCCGAAAAATGTATCATGAATAGGAATCAAAGGCGCGTGCATGTACCACAGCAGTAAGCTTCTCAATTATTATGCCAAAGCTTTAAGACGTTTGAAAGGATAAATAAACCTGTTCTAGGGTGACCTACTTCTAGGCCCTAAAACCTGTTCTAGGGCTTTCTTAGTCTGCCTACTAAGAAAGCATACACCACAGAACGCCAACTAGccaaaactaataaaatgaGGAAAGGTtttacccagcagtgggacgtaaaatataaaaaacattaaatgcgAAAACAAATCTTCAATCCCAATTACAGCCAAACCTGAATCAgaacaaaaagaaaaggaaCCATTAACACAATATAGTAGACCATCCGGGAAACACATTGTTCGTCGTATTCGCTCATTATTTGAACGATCTATAATTATCATGCTCGGCGGGTAGGATGATGTCGTTAATGCTCACGTGGATGACACCGGCTGTCCCCCGGCTCGCCTCATTAGGACCTCCTTATGGGGCCCATGGGAAGTAATGGTGTGTGAACTGACATTGGTAATTACTGATGGATACAGGTTTGCATGATTTAGGTAACATTGTATTGTTAAGATTTCTAACTTTTTTGCAAAACTATTTGCTCAATGCACCCATGTTTAGTTTCAAATCTATTTTTTGTCTAATGACAGCAAAATATTGTTGAAACGATTCTGTTCCTGAATACGTTCACCTATTGGACCAATAAATATTGGAAGCATCCCCTAGGTATTTGGGATATATTGACTTTGGTAAAAACCAGTCCGACCCTGGTTGTAATGTGTTCCAACTTCaacacaatacaaaaaaatctgtatatGCTTTACGTATACAATTCTTAATCAACATTTTCCCTTCTATTTTCTCTACTAACCCAATCTATTTAATCTGTCTTCCACCAGGAGTCAGCACTTCAATCCCGCTGTCTCCGATGCTGGTGTCTCTCCTATCAGTAGCTGCACTGCTCTGCACAGGAGTCTGCGGCGTCATCACGGCGCTGTACCGGCGCCACGCAGCCAGGAGACACGATATAGACAAGCATCCTCCTTCCACGTAAGATTGCTTTGCATTTTTGCAAGACAGatgccagcaggtcaacctacctgAATTTGTCAAACCATTTGTGACTGTTGTGtaaaggttgaaaatctattgaagaaatttgacagattgagtaAGGTTGATGGGTTATCATCTATATAGGCTAAAATTTTGGAGTAGTTGGGCTAAATAGAAAGTTGTAGGGCTTAGATGATTTGGCTAAGATTTGGAGTGGGAGTGCTTTTGGAAAGTTTAGGTACTTATCTATTTATGTTTAAGGCTAGAGAAGTAAtggtaattacataaataaatgtctcATATACATGTGTCTTCGGGACCAGATAAAATTGAGTCATGTTGTTTAAATGGTTATAAAGAAGGTCCCAACAATAACATGTACACACAATAAAAGAACAGAATATTGTAGAAAACCCAAAATTCGACGCCTATTTAGAATTTCAccacatttatttacctttcaacagacaaaaaatactaaatagcACCACAATGAGGAGAAAAACATAGGGAAACgtaaaacgtaataaaataagtataatattcATGAAACGAGGAAGCTAAAAACCATTTTACTTAGAGTAAAGTTCAATACCGTGAAAGCTTCTTTTGTTTCGAAACACGTGCTAATGTTCAACAGTACGCTACAGTCAACCTCagaaatgatatttatttttttaaagcccTGATTATCCTTGTATCAAGATTGGTTCGTGTATTACCCGAACACCTATGCatacatatttgtatgtatgtcttTATATTTTGCGTAAAGACATCTAAAGCGGATCCAAAGGCTTTAGAAAAGGCTCAGTGTCTAGATATAGATAGACCTTGAGGTTTTTTTGCTATTGTATCTTTTAGCTCTCTGTTGTTTTCATTTGGGATTTTCGGGAGTTACTTTTCCTGGGATTGTGTTGGGAATTCTTTGGTATTTGTCATGTGGAATTCATTTATTTGCCACaaatataaaggtttttgatttgtgttatatttttatcatttctgTTGTAATATAGTAACTTAagagttttcattttatttaattttttatgcaatactACGGACTATTTCATCTGACCACTTGCAATTGATTGCGCTAAGATTCTGAGGTTCAACCAATAGAAAGCCTTTGAAGGTGTCAACTGTTCAGAAATCACTATCACAAAGCTTGCTCAGCGGTGGTCATTTAAGAGTGTATCCTATAGTTCATACGTGCTCTTATCCATCTCATTCTTGTAAGTTGTAGATTGTCTCTCTTCTCATCAAATGCCCATCTGATCTTCCATAATTTTAGCTCCTAATCACCATTTATCAGTTGTTAAGCTAGAACCCTACATCATTCACGTTTCCCCAGCAACGCACTCTACATGGAACAAAGCGTGGAGTCCCTTTCAAAGCAGGACAATCTGAACACGTACTGTGCGTCTCCCAAGCTGGACTACTGCAGTCAGTACGAGCTGAAGATGGAGGGGAGTGGGGAGGATACGGACCCTGATATCATTCCTTGTCATTATGGTAAGTATTCATCATGTAGATTTTTGAACATGTAGGTTTTGTGAGTGATGTTGCTTGTATTTTAATAGAAGTTaccagcgctttcacactagcagatTTTTATGCTCGGTTTTTCTACTCGCGATACATTCCATGCGTAAAAAACAGTTTCGGGATTTCAGGTTAGTTTTTAGTACCAGCTTGTTTGACGATTGTTTGTTGTGGCTCAAAATAATCTGCTAAGTACTATGAAAGCGAAATGAGTGTTTTATATActatactaaaatatattctgAGAATCTTATCAatggcaattgtttttattagatacttctattaattattattaccctCATGGTCATCTGATACAATAAATGATCCCGGATTAAGACATCGAAGACTTTCAATGCTATAATTTTTCTCTTGGTAATTGAAGATTTAGAGACAAGCCCTCGCCCTGTTTTCCATATTAGATTGCTACAGCTAGTACTAAATAAATTGCAGACATTTTGTTGCAGATAAGAAACCAATAGGTGAATACAGTAAGCTGTCTACTCCTGGGTTAGACGCAGACCCTCACAGGATATTCAGCGATAGACCAATTATACCAGGCAGTGCTGTGAGTATACCTCCTATACTTTCTAGTTTACCCAAGAATCACGAGCGTAGCCATTTTCGTTTGCAAGTGAATTGTGCAAGATGTAAGTTTGGTATAAAATTTAGAGTTCGATTCGCGGTTCGGTAAATGTTTTTAGGATGTGCGTTCTGACATctgcaaactgcagactaaaccaATACTAGGCCTTTGTAATGTGCGAATTTCCATTCATcctcatactgatttatgagcccaaacaaaatatcggccgactCAAAGTTTGTCGTGTAGTCTTAGAGTCAagttttttatctgttttcGACATAATacatgatcatttactaaacattttaaatatttcacaaaacttgttaattaattaatacatttgcTTCACTAAACGCGTCGAGATAATACACATTATAGTACTATATACTCACAACATTATATTATACTCACAAACAAATGCACATCTTCAAATCGATACGCAAATTAATATACTGCTCAGACTAAGCACTGGTTTGCATGTTAATGACgcattttacttaattaataagaaaactGCATCAGACGA
The sequence above is a segment of the Helicoverpa armigera isolate CAAS_96S chromosome 20, ASM3070526v1, whole genome shotgun sequence genome. Coding sequences within it:
- the LOC135118279 gene encoding uncharacterized protein LOC135118279 translates to MLVSLLSVAALLCTGVCGVITALYRRHAARRHDIDKHPPSTNALYMEQSVESLSKQDNLNTYCASPKLDYCSQYELKMEGSGEDTDPDIIPCHYDKKPIGEYSKLSTPGLDADPHRIFSDRPIIPGSASSVSICVVNRGVTARSADIAAARRPEVVTTARKVRESCI